A stretch of Dyella sp. BiH032 DNA encodes these proteins:
- a CDS encoding DNA polymerase IV, translating into MPTAERSIIHVDMDAFYASVEQLDRPELRGLPVIVAGLGRRGVVSTCSYEARRYGVRSAMPTAQARRLCPDGVYLSPRADRYEEVSAEVFAVFEGITPQIEGLSLDEAFLDVTASLRLLGGVEAIGRGIKQDIRDRTGLTASVGIGPNKWLAKLASELSKPDGLLRIRADEAPARLSPLPIGRLWTVGKVTEQALHRLGIRTIGELAACDPARLTRALGRQATLLQALARGEDERAVEPVRAEQSIGAEHTFDEDVVRLDMAEAWLLRQCERVAERARARGLAGHTVTVKLREPPFVTHTRQARLGAPSASAADIYDVARRLLNVWWQTQPTPRLRLLGVSLSGFDRRPQEDMFASAPMAAATDQVQDRINLRFGTGSLVRAGSLRTRGRG; encoded by the coding sequence ATGCCAACCGCCGAGCGCTCGATCATCCACGTCGACATGGACGCGTTCTATGCGTCGGTGGAGCAGCTCGACCGTCCGGAGTTGCGGGGCCTTCCCGTCATCGTCGCCGGGCTGGGGCGGCGCGGGGTGGTTTCTACCTGCAGCTATGAGGCAAGGCGCTACGGCGTCCGGTCGGCCATGCCCACCGCCCAGGCGCGGCGCCTGTGTCCCGATGGCGTCTACCTGAGCCCGCGGGCGGACCGCTATGAGGAGGTATCCGCGGAGGTCTTCGCCGTTTTCGAGGGCATCACGCCCCAGATCGAGGGCTTGTCCCTCGACGAGGCCTTCCTGGACGTGACCGCCAGCCTGCGCCTGCTGGGTGGGGTGGAAGCGATCGGCCGGGGCATCAAGCAGGACATCCGCGACCGTACCGGCCTGACCGCCTCGGTCGGCATCGGACCCAACAAATGGCTGGCCAAGCTGGCCAGCGAACTCTCCAAGCCCGACGGCTTGCTGCGCATCCGGGCGGACGAGGCGCCGGCGCGGCTATCTCCACTGCCGATCGGACGACTGTGGACCGTAGGGAAGGTGACCGAACAGGCGCTTCACCGCCTGGGCATCCGCACCATCGGTGAATTGGCAGCATGTGACCCGGCGCGTCTGACCCGGGCGCTGGGGCGTCAGGCCACCTTGCTGCAGGCGCTGGCGCGCGGCGAGGACGAGCGTGCAGTCGAGCCGGTCCGGGCGGAGCAGTCGATCGGCGCCGAGCACACCTTCGATGAAGACGTGGTGCGCCTGGACATGGCCGAAGCCTGGCTGTTGCGCCAATGCGAGCGTGTGGCCGAGCGCGCCCGTGCCCGCGGCCTGGCCGGCCACACGGTTACGGTGAAGCTGCGCGAGCCGCCTTTCGTCACGCACACGCGCCAGGCCAGGTTGGGCGCGCCGAGTGCGTCGGCGGCGGACATCTATGACGTGGCACGACGCTTGCTTAACGTGTGGTGGCAGACGCAGCCCACCCCGCGCCTGCGCCTGCTCGGCGTGAGCCTGTCGGGTTTCGACCGGCGTCCGCAGGAGGATATGTTCGCCTCGGCGCCCATGGCGGCGGCGACGGACCAGGTGCAGGACCGGATCAATCTGCGCTTCGGCACGGGCAGCCTGGTGCGCGCGGGGAGTTTGCGCACGCGAGGGCGAGGATAG
- a CDS encoding ScpA family protein, translating into MPLAIVRGEPVLQMPQDLYIPPDALEVILEAFEGPLDLLLYLIRRQNIDILDIPIAEITRQYMEYIDMMRDMRLELAAEYLLMAAILAEIKSRLLLPRPPAEEGVEEDPRAELIRRLQEYERFKKAAEDIDTLPRVERDTVVVHADSGERTVVKLPPPLDLKEMLLALKDVLRRAELFGHHAIKREALSVRQRMGELLSKLNDTSFHRFETLFDVNEGRLGVVVTFLAMLELAKEMLVEIVQEEPLAPIYVKAKVIQAEESVEADAPERASAAD; encoded by the coding sequence ATGCCGCTTGCCATCGTGCGCGGCGAGCCCGTGCTGCAGATGCCGCAGGACCTCTACATCCCGCCGGATGCGCTGGAAGTCATCCTCGAGGCGTTCGAGGGGCCGCTGGATCTGCTGCTCTACCTGATCCGCCGGCAGAACATCGACATCCTGGACATTCCGATTGCCGAGATCACCCGGCAGTACATGGAATACATCGACATGATGCGGGACATGCGGCTGGAACTGGCCGCCGAGTACCTGCTGATGGCCGCGATCCTGGCCGAGATCAAGTCGCGGCTGCTGCTGCCGCGGCCGCCGGCGGAAGAAGGCGTCGAGGAGGACCCCCGCGCCGAGCTGATACGCCGGCTGCAGGAGTACGAGCGCTTCAAGAAGGCCGCGGAAGACATCGACACCCTGCCCCGCGTGGAGCGCGACACGGTGGTGGTCCATGCGGACAGCGGCGAGCGCACGGTGGTGAAGCTGCCGCCGCCGCTGGACCTGAAGGAAATGCTGCTGGCGCTCAAGGACGTGCTGCGCCGCGCCGAACTGTTCGGGCACCACGCCATCAAGCGCGAGGCGCTCAGCGTGCGCCAGCGCATGGGCGAACTGCTCAGCAAGCTCAACGACACCAGCTTCCATCGCTTCGAGACGTTGTTCGACGTCAACGAAGGCCGGCTCGGCGTGGTGGTCACCTTCCTGGCCATGCTGGAACTGGCCAAGGAAATGCTGGTGGAAATCGTGCAAGAGGAGCCGCTGGCTCCGATCTACGTGAAAGCTAAGGTCATCCAGGCCGAGGAATCCGTCGAAGCCGATGCGCCCGAACGCGCCTCGGCCGCCGACTGA
- the acnA gene encoding aconitate hydratase AcnA has translation MLDSFATRDTLKVNGSSYQIASLAKLGQRFDIRHLPYSMKILLENLLRHEDGVNVTAKEIEAVARWNPKAEPDTEIAFMPARVVLQDFTGVPCVVDLAAMRDAVVKLGGDAKQINPLAPAELVIDHSVQVDVYGSPSALDENVKIEFQRNQERYAFLRWGQKAFDNFKVVPPRTGIVHQVNLEHLARVVFTTDKDGQPWAYPDTVFGTDSHTTMVNGVGVLGWGVGGIEAEAAMLGQPSSMLIPQVVGFKLTGKLSEGVTATDLVLTVTQMLRKLGVVGKFVEFFGPGLKDLALADRATIGNMAPEYGATCGIFPIDQEALNYLRLSGRSEEQIELVKAYAQAQGLWHDENTPHAQFTTTLELDLGDVRPSLAGPKRPQDRVLLQDVEKSFRDALGPLTANRRPRNGETSNFISEGGSAAIGNPANAVSDSGVLVEKDGESFRLTDGAVVIAAITSCTNTSNPAVMLGAGLLAKKAAAKGLKAQPWVKTSLGPGSKVVTDYLEKTGLLKELEKVGFYVVGYGCTTCIGNSGPLPVEISKGIAEGDLAVASVLSGNRNFEGRVHPEVKMNYLASPPLVVAYALAGSLDVDLSKDPLGIGSDGQPVYLKDIWPSNQEISDTIAGAISPAMFAKNYADVFKGDDRWNHIASPDGAVYQWGDSTYIKNPPYFEGMTREVGTVDDIHGARVLGLFGDSITTDHISPAGSIKKDSPAGRFLISKGVEPKDFNSYGSRRGNDDVMVRGTFANIRIKNLMLPGVEGGYTLHVPTGEQMAIYDAAMKYKAEKTPLVVLAGKEYGTGSSRDWAAKGTLLLGVKAVIAESFERIHRSNLVGMGVLPCQFQDGENAQTLGLTGKEVFDITGLNDGESKEAKVTATAPDGSRKEFTVKVLLLTPKEREFFRHGGILQYVLRQLAGRKAA, from the coding sequence ATGCTGGACTCATTCGCCACCCGCGACACCCTCAAGGTCAACGGCAGCTCGTACCAGATCGCCAGCCTCGCCAAGCTCGGCCAGCGCTTCGACATCAGGCACCTGCCGTACTCGATGAAGATCCTGCTGGAGAACCTGCTGCGCCACGAGGATGGCGTCAACGTCACCGCCAAGGAAATCGAGGCGGTCGCCCGCTGGAACCCAAAAGCGGAGCCGGACACCGAAATCGCCTTCATGCCCGCCCGCGTGGTGCTGCAGGATTTCACCGGCGTCCCTTGCGTGGTCGACCTGGCGGCGATGCGCGACGCGGTGGTCAAGCTCGGCGGCGATGCGAAGCAGATCAACCCGCTGGCGCCGGCCGAGCTGGTGATCGATCACTCGGTGCAGGTGGACGTGTACGGCTCGCCCTCGGCGCTGGACGAGAACGTCAAGATCGAATTCCAGCGCAACCAGGAGCGCTACGCCTTCCTGCGCTGGGGCCAGAAGGCGTTCGACAACTTCAAGGTGGTGCCGCCCCGCACGGGCATCGTGCACCAGGTCAACCTGGAACATCTGGCGCGCGTGGTGTTCACCACGGACAAGGACGGCCAGCCATGGGCCTATCCGGATACCGTGTTCGGCACCGACTCCCACACCACCATGGTCAACGGCGTGGGCGTGCTGGGCTGGGGCGTAGGCGGCATCGAGGCGGAGGCCGCCATGCTGGGCCAGCCCTCGTCGATGCTGATTCCGCAGGTGGTGGGCTTCAAGCTCACGGGCAAGCTCTCCGAGGGCGTCACCGCCACCGACCTGGTGCTGACCGTCACCCAGATGCTGCGCAAGCTCGGCGTGGTGGGCAAGTTCGTGGAGTTCTTCGGCCCCGGCCTGAAGGATCTCGCGCTGGCTGATCGCGCAACCATCGGCAACATGGCGCCGGAATACGGCGCGACCTGCGGCATCTTCCCGATCGATCAGGAGGCCCTGAACTACCTGCGCCTGTCCGGCCGCAGCGAGGAACAGATCGAACTGGTGAAGGCCTATGCGCAGGCCCAGGGCCTGTGGCATGACGAGAACACGCCCCACGCGCAGTTCACCACCACGCTGGAGCTGGACCTGGGCGACGTGCGTCCCTCGCTGGCCGGCCCGAAGCGCCCGCAGGACCGCGTGCTGCTGCAGGACGTGGAAAAGAGCTTCCGCGACGCGCTCGGCCCGCTCACGGCCAACCGCCGCCCGCGCAATGGCGAGACGTCCAACTTCATCAGCGAAGGTGGCTCGGCGGCGATCGGCAATCCCGCCAACGCCGTGTCCGACAGTGGCGTGCTGGTGGAGAAGGACGGTGAGAGTTTCCGCCTCACCGACGGCGCCGTGGTGATCGCCGCGATCACTTCCTGCACCAATACGTCCAATCCGGCCGTGATGCTCGGCGCCGGCCTGCTCGCCAAGAAGGCGGCCGCCAAGGGCCTGAAGGCGCAGCCGTGGGTGAAGACCTCGCTCGGGCCGGGCTCCAAGGTGGTCACGGATTATCTGGAGAAGACCGGGCTGCTGAAGGAGCTGGAGAAAGTCGGCTTCTATGTCGTCGGCTACGGCTGCACTACCTGCATCGGCAATTCCGGCCCGCTGCCGGTGGAGATCAGCAAGGGCATCGCCGAGGGCGATCTGGCGGTGGCGTCGGTGCTCTCCGGCAATCGCAACTTCGAGGGCCGCGTGCATCCCGAGGTGAAGATGAATTACCTCGCCTCGCCGCCGCTGGTGGTGGCCTATGCGCTGGCGGGCTCGCTGGACGTGGACCTCAGCAAGGACCCGCTCGGCATCGGCAGCGACGGCCAGCCGGTCTACCTGAAGGACATCTGGCCGAGCAACCAGGAAATCTCGGACACCATCGCGGGCGCGATCAGCCCTGCCATGTTCGCGAAGAACTACGCCGACGTGTTCAAGGGCGACGACCGCTGGAACCACATCGCCTCTCCGGACGGCGCGGTGTACCAGTGGGGCGATTCCACCTACATCAAGAACCCGCCTTACTTCGAAGGCATGACCCGCGAGGTCGGCACGGTGGACGACATCCACGGCGCCCGCGTGCTGGGCCTGTTCGGCGATTCCATCACCACCGACCACATCTCGCCGGCCGGCTCGATCAAGAAGGACAGCCCGGCGGGCCGCTTCCTGATCTCCAAGGGCGTGGAGCCGAAGGACTTCAATTCCTACGGCTCGCGCCGCGGCAACGATGACGTGATGGTGCGCGGCACGTTCGCCAATATCCGCATCAAGAACCTGATGCTTCCCGGCGTCGAGGGCGGCTACACCCTGCACGTGCCCACCGGCGAGCAGATGGCGATCTACGACGCGGCCATGAAATACAAGGCGGAAAAAACGCCGCTGGTGGTCCTCGCCGGCAAGGAGTACGGCACCGGCTCCTCGCGCGACTGGGCGGCCAAGGGCACCCTGCTGCTGGGGGTCAAGGCGGTGATCGCCGAGAGCTTCGAGCGCATCCATCGCTCCAACCTGGTCGGCATGGGCGTGCTGCCCTGCCAGTTCCAGGATGGCGAGAACGCGCAGACGCTGGGCCTGACCGGCAAGGAAGTCTTCGACATCACCGGCTTGAACGACGGCGAGTCGAAGGAAGCGAAGGTGACCGCCACCGCCCCCGACGGAAGCCGCAAAGAGTTCACCGTCAAGGTGCTGCTGCTGACGCCGAAGGAGCGGGAGTTCTTCCGCCATGGAGGCATCCTGCAATACGTGCTGCGCCAGCTGGCAGGGCGGAAGGCGGCCTGA
- the acnB gene encoding bifunctional aconitate hydratase 2/2-methylisocitrate dehydratase, with translation MLNAYRQHVAERAALGIPPLPLTAQQTADLIELLKNPPAGEEAFLVDLITHRVPAGVDDAAKVKASYLAAVAFGKERCPLISREKATELLGTMLGGYNIHPLIDLLDDAQVGGIAAEALKKTLLMFDAFHDVKDKADKGNAHAKSVLQSWADAEWFTSRPEVPQSLTVTVFKVPGETNTDDLSPAPDATTRPDIPLHALAMLKNKREGAPFQPEEDGKRGPIQQIQDLAKQGHLVAYVGDVVGTGSSRKSATNSVLWWTGEDIPFIPNKRFGGVCLGGKIAPIFYNTMEDAGALPIELDVSKMEMGDVVELRPYEGKALKNGQVIAEFQVKSDVLFDEVRAGGRIPLIIGRGLTAKAREALGLAPSTLFRLPQNPADTGKGYTLAQKMVGRACGLAEGEGVRPGTYCEPKMTSVGSQDTTGPMTRDELKDLACLGFSADLVMQSFCHTAAYPKPVDVKTHHELPAFISTRGGISLRPGDGVIHSWLNRMLLPDTVGTGGDSHTRFPIGISFPAGSGLVAFAAATGVMPLDMPESVLVRFKGELQPGVTLRDLVNAIPLYAIKQGLLTVAKQGKKNIFSGRILEIEGLPNLKVEQAFELSDASAERSAAGCTVRLAKEPIIEYLNSNITLLKYMIAQGYQDARSLSRRIKKMEEWLANPQLLEPDADAEYAAVIEIDLADVHEPIVACPNDPDDVKSLSDVAGAKIDEVFIGSCMTNIGHFRAASKLLEGKRDIPTRLWVAPPTKMDQQQLTEEGHYGVLGTAGARMEMPGCSLCMGNQAQVREGATVMSTSTRNFPNRLGKNTNVYLGSAELAAICSRLGRIPTKEEYMADIGVINANGEKIYRYMNFDQIADFKDVADTVTA, from the coding sequence ATGCTCAATGCCTATCGCCAACACGTCGCCGAGCGCGCCGCCCTCGGGATTCCGCCGCTGCCGCTGACGGCCCAGCAGACCGCCGACCTGATCGAGCTGCTGAAGAACCCGCCGGCAGGCGAGGAGGCCTTCCTGGTGGACCTGATCACCCACCGCGTGCCGGCCGGCGTGGACGATGCGGCCAAGGTCAAGGCTTCGTATCTGGCCGCTGTGGCGTTCGGCAAGGAGCGGTGCCCGCTGATCAGCCGCGAGAAGGCGACGGAACTGCTGGGCACGATGCTCGGCGGCTACAACATCCATCCGTTGATCGATCTGCTCGACGATGCGCAGGTCGGCGGCATCGCTGCCGAAGCGCTGAAGAAGACCCTGCTGATGTTCGACGCCTTCCACGACGTCAAGGACAAGGCCGACAAGGGCAACGCCCACGCCAAGTCCGTGCTGCAGAGCTGGGCCGACGCGGAATGGTTCACCAGCCGTCCGGAAGTGCCGCAGAGCCTGACCGTCACCGTGTTCAAGGTGCCGGGCGAGACCAACACCGACGACCTGTCGCCGGCCCCCGACGCCACCACGCGCCCGGACATCCCGCTGCATGCGCTGGCGATGCTGAAGAACAAGCGCGAAGGCGCGCCGTTCCAACCGGAAGAAGATGGCAAGCGCGGCCCGATCCAGCAGATCCAGGACCTGGCCAAGCAGGGCCACCTGGTCGCCTACGTGGGCGACGTGGTGGGCACCGGTTCCAGCCGCAAGTCCGCCACCAACTCGGTGCTGTGGTGGACCGGCGAGGACATCCCCTTCATTCCGAACAAGCGCTTCGGTGGCGTGTGCCTGGGCGGCAAGATCGCCCCGATCTTCTACAACACCATGGAAGACGCTGGCGCGCTGCCGATCGAGCTCGACGTCTCCAAGATGGAGATGGGCGACGTGGTCGAGTTGCGCCCCTATGAAGGCAAGGCGCTGAAGAACGGGCAGGTGATCGCCGAGTTCCAGGTGAAGTCCGACGTGCTGTTCGACGAAGTGCGCGCCGGCGGCCGCATTCCGCTGATCATCGGCCGCGGCCTCACCGCCAAGGCGCGCGAGGCGCTGGGCCTGGCGCCGTCGACGCTGTTCCGCCTGCCGCAGAACCCGGCCGATACCGGCAAGGGCTATACGCTGGCGCAGAAGATGGTCGGCCGCGCCTGCGGCCTGGCCGAAGGCGAGGGTGTGCGTCCGGGGACCTATTGCGAGCCGAAGATGACCTCGGTCGGCTCCCAGGACACCACCGGCCCGATGACCCGCGACGAGCTGAAGGACCTGGCCTGCCTGGGCTTCTCGGCCGACCTGGTGATGCAGTCGTTCTGCCACACGGCGGCGTATCCGAAGCCGGTGGACGTGAAGACCCACCACGAGCTGCCGGCCTTCATCTCCACCCGCGGCGGCATCTCGCTGCGTCCGGGCGACGGCGTGATCCACTCCTGGCTCAACCGCATGCTGCTGCCCGACACCGTCGGCACCGGCGGCGACAGCCATACCCGCTTCCCGATCGGCATTTCGTTCCCGGCCGGCTCCGGTCTGGTGGCCTTCGCTGCCGCCACCGGCGTGATGCCGCTGGACATGCCCGAATCGGTGCTGGTGCGCTTCAAGGGCGAGCTGCAGCCGGGCGTGACGCTGCGTGACCTGGTCAACGCGATCCCGCTGTACGCGATCAAGCAGGGTCTGCTCACGGTCGCCAAGCAGGGCAAGAAGAACATCTTCTCCGGCCGCATCCTGGAAATCGAAGGTCTGCCGAACCTCAAGGTGGAGCAGGCGTTCGAGCTGTCCGACGCCTCGGCCGAGCGTTCGGCCGCGGGTTGCACGGTGCGCCTGGCCAAGGAGCCGATCATCGAATACCTCAACAGCAACATCACGCTGCTGAAGTACATGATCGCCCAGGGCTACCAGGACGCCCGCTCGCTGAGCCGCCGCATCAAGAAGATGGAAGAGTGGCTGGCTAATCCGCAGCTGCTCGAGCCGGATGCGGACGCCGAATATGCGGCGGTGATCGAGATCGACCTGGCCGACGTGCACGAGCCGATCGTGGCCTGCCCGAACGACCCGGACGATGTGAAGTCGCTGTCCGACGTGGCCGGCGCCAAGATCGACGAGGTGTTCATCGGCTCCTGCATGACCAATATCGGTCACTTCCGCGCGGCATCGAAGCTGCTGGAAGGCAAGCGCGACATCCCGACCCGCCTGTGGGTGGCCCCGCCGACCAAGATGGACCAGCAGCAGCTGACCGAGGAAGGCCACTACGGCGTACTCGGCACGGCGGGTGCGCGCATGGAAATGCCGGGCTGTTCGCTGTGCATGGGCAACCAGGCGCAGGTGCGCGAGGGCGCCACGGTGATGTCGACCAGCACCCGCAACTTCCCGAACCGCCTGGGCAAGAACACTAACGTGTACCTCGGCTCCGCGGAGCTGGCGGCGATCTGCTCGCGCCTCGGCCGCATCCCGACCAAGGAGGAGTACATGGCGGACATCGGCGTGATCAATGCCAATGGCGAGAAGATCTATCGCTACATGAACTTCGATCAGATCGCCGACTTCAAGGACGTGGCGGACACTGTTACTGCTTGA
- a CDS encoding PilZ domain-containing protein — protein sequence MTKAGGKHHNGSPEQLRPARMRIETTVLMSRGSQSQPTELVDISATGALLRRPLGWQGEVGQSWMLDMIFGHDLHIHLEAQVARISDRHVGFAYTRIPEDKQVPLWNLLGGYADILETWHDD from the coding sequence ATGACCAAAGCCGGCGGCAAGCACCACAACGGTAGTCCGGAGCAATTGCGCCCGGCGCGCATGCGCATCGAGACGACCGTACTGATGAGCCGCGGCAGCCAGTCGCAGCCGACGGAGCTGGTGGACATCTCGGCGACGGGCGCGCTGCTGCGCCGGCCGCTGGGATGGCAGGGCGAAGTGGGGCAGAGCTGGATGCTGGACATGATCTTCGGCCACGACCTGCATATCCATCTGGAAGCCCAGGTAGCGCGGATTTCCGATCGCCATGTCGGCTTCGCCTACACGCGCATTCCGGAGGACAAGCAGGTCCCGCTGTGGAACCTGCTGGGCGGCTACGCCGATATCCTGGAGACATGGCACGACGACTGA
- the scpB gene encoding SMC-Scp complex subunit ScpB, translated as MQIEQLKNIIEAALLAATQPLTVQQLGDLFGEEDEIDREQIARALEVLAEDCAGRGVELREVASGFRYQVRQEVHPWISRMWTEKPSRYSRALLETLALIAYRQPITRPEIEQIRGVVVSSNIIKTLEEREWIRVVGYRDVPGKPALFGTTRAFLDYFNLKSLDELPPLSEIRDMEDPQLRFAEEPLPVRVARDLPIDPDAEAEQAGEQPAETAAAENQGGHVEGDAEFHVAGEHPEQETAVAEPPHEHDDVAAIEAAPSPAGEEAPAEPSTVTAAEAENPADADHGAATKDTEEYRA; from the coding sequence ATGCAGATCGAGCAACTGAAAAACATCATCGAAGCGGCGCTGCTCGCCGCCACCCAGCCGCTCACCGTACAGCAACTGGGCGACCTCTTCGGCGAAGAGGACGAGATCGACCGCGAGCAGATCGCGCGTGCGCTGGAAGTCCTGGCCGAGGATTGCGCCGGGCGCGGCGTCGAGCTGCGCGAGGTGGCTTCGGGCTTCCGCTACCAGGTGCGCCAGGAGGTCCATCCGTGGATCTCGCGCATGTGGACCGAGAAACCCAGCCGCTATTCGCGCGCCCTGCTGGAGACCCTCGCGCTGATCGCCTATCGCCAGCCGATCACGCGCCCGGAAATCGAGCAGATCCGCGGCGTGGTGGTGTCCTCCAACATCATCAAGACGCTGGAGGAGCGCGAGTGGATCCGCGTAGTCGGCTACCGCGACGTCCCCGGCAAGCCCGCGCTGTTCGGCACCACGCGCGCGTTCCTCGACTACTTCAACCTCAAGTCGCTGGACGAGCTGCCGCCATTGTCGGAAATCCGCGACATGGAAGACCCGCAATTGCGCTTCGCCGAAGAGCCCCTCCCCGTCCGCGTCGCGCGCGACCTGCCGATCGATCCGGATGCGGAGGCCGAGCAAGCCGGCGAACAGCCGGCCGAGACGGCCGCTGCGGAAAACCAGGGCGGCCACGTCGAGGGCGATGCGGAGTTCCACGTGGCCGGCGAGCATCCGGAACAGGAAACCGCCGTCGCCGAACCGCCCCATGAACACGACGACGTCGCCGCGATCGAAGCGGCGCCGTCCCCCGCCGGCGAGGAAGCCCCCGCCGAACCTTCCACCGTCACTGCCGCCGAGGCAGAGAACCCAGCGGACGCCGACCACGGCGCCGCCACGAAAGATACCGAGGAGTACCGCGCATGA
- a CDS encoding long-chain-fatty-acid--CoA ligase, whose protein sequence is MSNERPWLAHYPEGVPAQIDLNAYASVAAVLDEAFSKFRDRPAFHSFGKELSYGQIDEMSRQFAGYLTGVLKLVKGDRVAIMMPNVLQYPIALFGALRAGLVVVNTNPMYTARELKHQLEDSGAKAIVVLDNFAATLQQVVAETEVKHVVTTGIGDLLGLKGAVINFVLKHVKKMVPPYHLPQAVRFRDALAQGAAHPVPQVALTHDDLAFLQYTGGTTGVAKGAMLSHGNMVANMLQAGAWIGGNAKPGEEVIITALPLYHIFSLTANGLVFMRLGGLNWLITNPRDMPGFVKELKKSRFTALTGVNTLFNGLLNTPGFSEVDFSRLHLTLGGGMAVQRAVAERWKKVTGVTLAEAYGLTETSPAACINPLDLKDYNSSIGLPIPSTDVAIWSEEGKPLSVGEVGELMVKGPQVMKGYWNRPDETAKVLGDDGWLHTGDIARMDENGYFYIVDRKKDMILVSGFNVYPNEVEDIVMTHPGVAEVAAVGVPDEHSGEVVKLFVVRKDPNLTVETLKEFCRENLTGYKRPKIIEFRDSLPKSNVGKILRRELREEKKPAASAA, encoded by the coding sequence ATGAGCAACGAGCGTCCGTGGCTGGCCCATTACCCGGAAGGCGTACCCGCACAGATCGACCTCAATGCCTACGCCTCCGTCGCCGCGGTGCTGGACGAAGCGTTCTCGAAGTTCCGCGACCGCCCCGCGTTCCACAGCTTCGGCAAGGAGCTGAGCTATGGCCAGATCGATGAGATGAGCCGTCAGTTCGCCGGCTATCTCACCGGTGTGCTCAAGCTAGTCAAGGGCGACCGCGTCGCCATCATGATGCCGAACGTGCTGCAGTATCCGATCGCGCTGTTCGGCGCGCTGCGCGCCGGCCTGGTGGTGGTCAACACCAATCCCATGTACACGGCGCGCGAACTCAAGCACCAGCTCGAGGACTCCGGGGCCAAGGCCATCGTGGTGCTGGACAACTTCGCCGCCACGCTGCAGCAGGTCGTGGCCGAGACGGAAGTGAAGCACGTCGTCACCACCGGCATCGGCGACCTGCTGGGGCTCAAGGGCGCGGTGATCAACTTCGTGCTCAAGCACGTCAAGAAGATGGTGCCGCCGTACCACCTTCCGCAGGCCGTGCGCTTCCGCGACGCGCTGGCGCAGGGCGCCGCGCATCCGGTGCCGCAGGTCGCGCTCACTCATGACGACCTCGCCTTCCTCCAATACACCGGCGGCACCACCGGCGTGGCCAAGGGCGCGATGCTCTCCCACGGCAACATGGTGGCGAACATGCTGCAGGCCGGCGCCTGGATCGGCGGCAACGCCAAGCCGGGCGAAGAGGTGATCATCACGGCGCTGCCGCTGTACCACATCTTCTCCCTGACCGCGAACGGCCTGGTGTTCATGCGGCTGGGCGGGCTGAACTGGCTGATCACCAATCCGCGCGACATGCCCGGCTTCGTGAAGGAACTCAAGAAATCCCGCTTCACCGCCCTCACCGGCGTCAACACGCTGTTCAACGGGCTGCTCAATACACCCGGTTTTTCCGAGGTGGATTTCTCCCGCCTGCACCTGACCCTGGGCGGCGGCATGGCCGTGCAGCGCGCCGTGGCGGAACGCTGGAAGAAGGTAACCGGCGTGACGCTGGCCGAGGCCTACGGCCTGACGGAAACCTCGCCCGCGGCGTGCATCAACCCGCTGGACCTGAAGGACTACAACAGCTCCATTGGCTTGCCCATTCCCTCCACCGACGTGGCCATCTGGTCCGAGGAAGGCAAGCCGCTGTCGGTCGGCGAAGTGGGCGAACTGATGGTGAAAGGCCCGCAGGTGATGAAGGGCTACTGGAACCGCCCGGACGAGACTGCCAAGGTACTTGGCGACGACGGCTGGCTGCATACCGGCGACATCGCGCGGATGGACGAGAATGGCTACTTCTATATCGTCGACCGCAAGAAAGACATGATCCTGGTGTCCGGCTTCAACGTGTATCCGAACGAAGTCGAGGACATCGTGATGACCCACCCGGGTGTCGCGGAAGTCGCCGCGGTGGGCGTGCCGGACGAGCATTCGGGCGAGGTGGTGAAGCTGTTCGTGGTCCGCAAGGACCCGAACCTCACGGTGGAGACGCTCAAGGAGTTCTGCCGCGAGAACCTCACGGGCTACAAGCGTCCCAAGATCATCGAGTTCCGCGATTCGCTGCCCAAGAGCAACGTGGGCAAGATCCTCCGCCGCGAACTGCGCGAAGAGAAGAAGCCGGCCGCCTCGGCGGCCTGA